One Tiliqua scincoides isolate rTilSci1 chromosome 9, rTilSci1.hap2, whole genome shotgun sequence DNA segment encodes these proteins:
- the MASP2 gene encoding mannan-binding lectin serine protease 2 isoform X2: MYGRIASPDFPNVYPNSKERTWNITVPHGYAIRIYFTHFKLELSYQCEYDYVKMHSGGKVLATLCGHQSTDTEEAPGDKTFHSMDNNLAVTFRSDYSNEKEFTGFEAFYAAEDIDECAQLVNDETICDHHCHNYLGGFYCSCRIGYLLHKDKRTCMADCQNKVLTASSGEITSPNYPNPYPKLSNCRYSIQVEEGFMVILEFVGTFDIEAHPDVLCPYDILKVKTPKKEFGPFCGKTIPPKIETRSHTVEIQFTTDLTGIHTGWKIKYNTTAVPCPNPKVPPHGQIHPVQAKYVMKESYSLSCRTGYILLENNLVVKSFTATCQKDGSWNKAIAHCIIVDCGPAEEIANGTLTYIKGARVTTYQAAIGYICDSPFYALKAESGYYKCAADGYWRDSRGKKAPPICEPVCGIQTTNTLKRIFGGEEAQLGQFPWQVLIADGQATGGGALLYDNWVLTAAHVLNNPADAPSLMLKMGLLDKRSPHYHQAWAESAFVHQGFTNDDINFNNDIALIKLKHKVPINANVTPICLPEEDSRFHVNTSDIGAVAGWGKTEKRRQSRVLMYTELQVVDSKKCKAAYANKRLRGKPLNVTENMICAGYEEGGKDSCSGDSGGPLVFFDTLTKKWFVGGIVSWGLQCGTAQQYGVYTKVINYLSWIRDIIARNS, from the exons ATGTATGGAAGGATTGCATCACCTGACTTCCCAAATGTGTACCCCAACAGCAAGGAGAGGACCTGGAACATCACTGTGCCCCATGGTTATGCCATTCGCATCTACTTCACCCACTTCAAACTAGAGCTGTCTTACCAGTGTGAATATGACTATGTGAAG ATGCATTCTGGAGGAAAGGTCTTGGCCACCCTGTGCGGACATCAGAGCACTGACACTGAAGAAGCCCCAGGGGACAAGACATTCCACTCAATGGACAACAACCTTGCTGTAACCTTTCGGTCAGACTACTCCAACGAGAAGGAGTTCACCGGTTTTGAGGCTTTCTATGCTGCTGAAG acaTTGATGAGTGTGCACAGCTTGTCAACGATGAGACAATTTGTGACCATCACTGTCACAATTATCTGGGAGGCTTTTACTGCAGCTGCCGAATTGGCTACTTGCTTCACAAAGACAAGAGGACCTGCATGG CTGACTGCCAAAACAAGGTGCTGACTGCAAGTTCTGGAGAGATCACCAGCCCGAATTATCCCAATCCATACCCTAAACTCTCCAACTGCCGTTACAGCATCCAAGTCGAAGAAGGCTTCATGGTCATCCTAGAATTTGTGGGAACTTTTGACATAGAAGCCCACCCTGATGTGCTTTGCCCCTACGACATCCTTAAG gtgaaaacacccaagaaggaattTGGCCCATTCTGTGGGAAAACCATCCCTCCAAAAATCGAAACTCGGAGCCACACTGTGGAGATCCAGTTCACCACAGACTTGACTGGCATCCACACAGGGTGGAAGATCAAGTACAACACAACAG CTGTGCCATGCCCCAACCCTAAAGTGCCACCACATGGCCAGATCCATCCAGTGCAAGCAAAATATGTGATGAAAGAATCCTACAGTCTTTCCTGCAGAACTGGCTATATCCTCTTGGAA AACAATCTGGTTGTGAAATCCTTCACAGCAACGTGTCAAAAGGACGGCTCCTGGAACAAAGCAATAGCTCACTGCATCA TTGTTGATTGTGGTCCAGCTGAGGAGATAGCAAATGGCACACTTACATACATCAAAGGGGCCAGAGTTACCACCTACCAAGCCGCAATCGGATATATCTGCGACAGCCCCTTCTATGCTCTGAAAGCAGAAT CAGGCTATTATAAATGTGCAGCTGATGGCTACTGGAGAGACTCCAGAGGAAAGAAAGCACCCCCTATCTGCGAGCCAG TGTGTGGCATCCAAACGACAAACACTTTGAAACGTATATTTGGTGGAGAGGAGGCACAACTTGGACAATTCCCATGGCAAGTTCTGATAGCTGATGGACAAGCAACAGGGGGTGGCGCTCTTCTGTATGACAACTGGGTTTTAACAGCTGCACACGTCCTGAACAATCCAGCAGATGCACCCTCCCTGATGCTGAAAATGGGGCTTCTGGACAAACGAAGCCCTCATTACCACCAAGCTTGGGCAGAATCCGCTTTTGTTCACCAAGGTTTCACCAATGATGACATCAACTTCAACAATGACATTGCTTTGATTAAATTGAAACACAAAGTCCCCATTAATGCAAACGTCACACCCATTTGCTTGCCAGAAGAGGACAGCAGATTCCATGTAAACACAAGTGATATTGGAGCAGTAGCTGGCTGGGGGAAAACGGAGAAGAGGCGGCAGTCCCGTGTCCTGATGTACACGGAGCTACAAGTTGTTGATTCCAAAAAATGTAAAGCTGCCTATGCAAACAAAAGACTGAGAGGAAAGCCGCTCAATGTGACAGAAAACATGATTTGTGCTGGATATgaagaaggagggaaagattCTTGTAGTGGAGATAGTggtgggcccttagtcttttttGATACCCTGACCAAGAAGTGGTTCGTGGGAGGCATCGTGTCCTGGGGTCTGCAGTGTGGCACTGCACAGCAATATGGGGTGTACACAAAAGTGATCAACTACCTGTCGTGGATTAGAGACATTATTGCACGCAATTCTTGA
- the MASP2 gene encoding mannan-binding lectin serine protease 2 isoform X1, which produces MYGRIASPDFPNVYPNSKERTWNITVPHGYAIRIYFTHFKLELSYQCEYDYVKMHSGGKVLATLCGHQSTDTEEAPGDKTFHSMDNNLAVTFRSDYSNEKEFTGFEAFYAAEDIDECAQLVNDETICDHHCHNYLGGFYCSCRIGYLLHKDKRTCMADCQNKVLTASSGEITSPNYPNPYPKLSNCRYSIQVEEGFMVILEFVGTFDIEAHPDVLCPYDILKVKTPKKEFGPFCGKTIPPKIETRSHTVEIQFTTDLTGIHTGWKIKYNTTAVPCPNPKVPPHGQIHPVQAKYVMKESYSLSCRTGYILLENNLVVKSFTATCQKDGSWNKAIAHCIIVDCGPAEEIANGTLTYIKGARVTTYQAAIGYICDSPFYALKAEYSGYYKCAADGYWRDSRGKKAPPICEPVCGIQTTNTLKRIFGGEEAQLGQFPWQVLIADGQATGGGALLYDNWVLTAAHVLNNPADAPSLMLKMGLLDKRSPHYHQAWAESAFVHQGFTNDDINFNNDIALIKLKHKVPINANVTPICLPEEDSRFHVNTSDIGAVAGWGKTEKRRQSRVLMYTELQVVDSKKCKAAYANKRLRGKPLNVTENMICAGYEEGGKDSCSGDSGGPLVFFDTLTKKWFVGGIVSWGLQCGTAQQYGVYTKVINYLSWIRDIIARNS; this is translated from the exons ATGTATGGAAGGATTGCATCACCTGACTTCCCAAATGTGTACCCCAACAGCAAGGAGAGGACCTGGAACATCACTGTGCCCCATGGTTATGCCATTCGCATCTACTTCACCCACTTCAAACTAGAGCTGTCTTACCAGTGTGAATATGACTATGTGAAG ATGCATTCTGGAGGAAAGGTCTTGGCCACCCTGTGCGGACATCAGAGCACTGACACTGAAGAAGCCCCAGGGGACAAGACATTCCACTCAATGGACAACAACCTTGCTGTAACCTTTCGGTCAGACTACTCCAACGAGAAGGAGTTCACCGGTTTTGAGGCTTTCTATGCTGCTGAAG acaTTGATGAGTGTGCACAGCTTGTCAACGATGAGACAATTTGTGACCATCACTGTCACAATTATCTGGGAGGCTTTTACTGCAGCTGCCGAATTGGCTACTTGCTTCACAAAGACAAGAGGACCTGCATGG CTGACTGCCAAAACAAGGTGCTGACTGCAAGTTCTGGAGAGATCACCAGCCCGAATTATCCCAATCCATACCCTAAACTCTCCAACTGCCGTTACAGCATCCAAGTCGAAGAAGGCTTCATGGTCATCCTAGAATTTGTGGGAACTTTTGACATAGAAGCCCACCCTGATGTGCTTTGCCCCTACGACATCCTTAAG gtgaaaacacccaagaaggaattTGGCCCATTCTGTGGGAAAACCATCCCTCCAAAAATCGAAACTCGGAGCCACACTGTGGAGATCCAGTTCACCACAGACTTGACTGGCATCCACACAGGGTGGAAGATCAAGTACAACACAACAG CTGTGCCATGCCCCAACCCTAAAGTGCCACCACATGGCCAGATCCATCCAGTGCAAGCAAAATATGTGATGAAAGAATCCTACAGTCTTTCCTGCAGAACTGGCTATATCCTCTTGGAA AACAATCTGGTTGTGAAATCCTTCACAGCAACGTGTCAAAAGGACGGCTCCTGGAACAAAGCAATAGCTCACTGCATCA TTGTTGATTGTGGTCCAGCTGAGGAGATAGCAAATGGCACACTTACATACATCAAAGGGGCCAGAGTTACCACCTACCAAGCCGCAATCGGATATATCTGCGACAGCCCCTTCTATGCTCTGAAAGCAGAATATTCTG GCTATTATAAATGTGCAGCTGATGGCTACTGGAGAGACTCCAGAGGAAAGAAAGCACCCCCTATCTGCGAGCCAG TGTGTGGCATCCAAACGACAAACACTTTGAAACGTATATTTGGTGGAGAGGAGGCACAACTTGGACAATTCCCATGGCAAGTTCTGATAGCTGATGGACAAGCAACAGGGGGTGGCGCTCTTCTGTATGACAACTGGGTTTTAACAGCTGCACACGTCCTGAACAATCCAGCAGATGCACCCTCCCTGATGCTGAAAATGGGGCTTCTGGACAAACGAAGCCCTCATTACCACCAAGCTTGGGCAGAATCCGCTTTTGTTCACCAAGGTTTCACCAATGATGACATCAACTTCAACAATGACATTGCTTTGATTAAATTGAAACACAAAGTCCCCATTAATGCAAACGTCACACCCATTTGCTTGCCAGAAGAGGACAGCAGATTCCATGTAAACACAAGTGATATTGGAGCAGTAGCTGGCTGGGGGAAAACGGAGAAGAGGCGGCAGTCCCGTGTCCTGATGTACACGGAGCTACAAGTTGTTGATTCCAAAAAATGTAAAGCTGCCTATGCAAACAAAAGACTGAGAGGAAAGCCGCTCAATGTGACAGAAAACATGATTTGTGCTGGATATgaagaaggagggaaagattCTTGTAGTGGAGATAGTggtgggcccttagtcttttttGATACCCTGACCAAGAAGTGGTTCGTGGGAGGCATCGTGTCCTGGGGTCTGCAGTGTGGCACTGCACAGCAATATGGGGTGTACACAAAAGTGATCAACTACCTGTCGTGGATTAGAGACATTATTGCACGCAATTCTTGA